From a single Triplophysa rosa linkage group LG1, Trosa_1v2, whole genome shotgun sequence genomic region:
- the arhgef40 gene encoding rho guanine nucleotide exchange factor 40 isoform X1, with product MGTEAVEDCVQGALSSLYPPFESTAPPLLSQVFSVLESTYQHDSLRYLLDFFIPAKHLLHKLQQHACSQYLGCLFLHSGWPLCLGEKVVVQLSTLDWRLLRSTDFYLQVVPFSTRCPRLALKCLAPGGRNVQEVLVPESQHPLVFTAEWLHCINKERGCKREGGGGCLDTCLVSTSDGVVRIPWEEVVYPKLLHNPSDPLQDNADPTGLSSTSGGLGLGWVSSSGEHDSWSWDEEDDLPPDGDEAETESALERLRRSSGTHLGDGAGDYVELLEPRGGPDGGADPKQRYLEMHGICKTKTLPLCRRGKAFRLRKGKVRAYGRTEPGGRAGGLVRRDSNNNGKDGVVSCRDQASSRPLPRVIDLGRERRSYPLFQDFDEGARDTLGLESRTRDSTAKERRPGVGKERDGNGCTLSWEESQRRRCSTDADDVANNKVNNLGAEDHSQRLQSVCDDTTLAGTLDCGNEIALLANPSKGAGNEFPPENINKQLDDGTETRSTSLSDSLLYNEPDSLSCVQSTTEHSDDIRDLKTDAILSPSGEKHDGKSEMCVGPRGKEVKPGGLRAPRRKRKGKGGKGKVKSNGRGQQKAKVDHTASKHQTKATHPTDLTKSPKSLSSQSEDTPQPSEVCNGCATATNTETHAETDAKDRDPSCITEEQSPTSFPEQPQKEMGLNTEFAAELKLKSPHLRDLDFNLLQSGKLMLTGTMDRLGRALVVTESHLPEDGWNEDEMIKVLSCYYTITRPMAREKGLTVIVDSRKSSSSELCISALMAFKGRMAAGLDSVLILSEEQDETIQPCLDGIEVHTVRGTAILQQFVDKQQLPREMGGDFNHSHSDWLAFRLSLEELTERCESALTLLGDALQSMDAEPLPDCIKNVALSADKHRQLMTSILTDQRLTQLQQRGGTWLAGLANGMSGLAQKSPDCKAALAVTSDLYDGVDDALHRLVRVSNRRGCDLEALGRLAALVDKLEKCEREIQQVQEQLEDYKHPPLSLSRLSLKQHKFKSFRESAMELHSETLVLLGEVESWSELDWAGFKTVLDKLPPIREKVRDMSHCLSDCWTQLDNTQRLLSTLTEASQWCDVVSSSSPSSSSSPLSSLPPIPPSRFQDARALALDLGGGPLLDLWSQTLERYQKTLAQFKSRILQAEPRTPALSTSSLGELEGEIEPDWCPGAGGEGGVQSWGSLASLFRPQNCSTLKIGEEKKKEGVNAGGGKFLQNLLHTAKKNPADAPLPPKPPRKRHPSFDLQALLAPRRSAAVSKPAEPAASQSSPLSWLGRRALTDPILVAGVATAVPGWKDSAGGGGVLIRGVEVSSKEVADHTGLTRQHVLLHRTERETGLERAGATAQSKLYLQWCRLVSTERQYVAVLKGVEENYLPLLESSDAPSALRGKTETLFCNWKSLCAFHTQLLLPAMEGALSQTLQQADCFSKHKDQFLLYSHYIRMRLEPDAPLIGQAADFFRVKLSSSLVPAPPFPQCLTAPIQRLDQYCQTLEELGGLNPTSDSALSILRHAQRHGEDLRASDLITGCPMAVWDRGDLLRQGELCVCSGGRRKKTGVRHVFLYQNYIIFTKHKTPNPGCSVFSFKHSIKTGEMGLTQSVGEDGLRFEVWVRQASRTRDCLTLQTSSVQERETWTHDIAQLLWTHAMHNTELCLKESLCMGVSSKLLLDVTGAQTSELDSSFSLNDRVQSSCSDSSSVGSLKEGDSPASARDSKRNTEQATHAQSSSPSTSV from the exons ATG GGTACAGAGGCGGTAGAGGACTGCGTGCAGGGGGCGCTCTCCTCTCTCTACCCTCCGTTTGAAAGCACCGCTCCTCCTCTGCTATCTCAG GTGTTCTCTGTACTCGAGTCAACATATCAACACGACAGCTTGAGGTATCTGCTGGATTTCTTCATTCCTGCCAAACACCTTCTGCACAAGTTACAGCAGCACGCGTGT TCTCAGTATCTGGGCTGTCTCTTTTTGCACTCTGGTTGGCCTCTGTGTTTGGGAGAGAAGGTAGTAGTACAACTCTCTACCTTGGATTGGAGACTCCTGCGTAGTACCGATTTCTACCTGCAGGTGGTGCCTTTCTCGACACGTTGCCCTCGCCTTGCTCTTAAGTGCCTCGCACCTGGTGGACGCAATGTACAGGAGGTCTTAGTGCCGGAGTCACAGCACCCGCTAGTGTTCACCGCCGAGTGGCTGCATTGCATCAACAAGGAGCGTGGCTGCAAAAGAGAAG GAGGTGGAGGATGTTTGGACACCTGTCTGGTGAGTACATCTGATGGAGTGGTCCGTATTCCATGGGAAGAGGTGGTCTATCCTAAACTCCTGCACAATCCCTCTGACCCACTCCAAGACAATGCCGACCCAACTGGCCTGTCCAGCACTTCCGGAGGTCTGGGCCTTGGTTGGGTCTCCTCCTCAGGAGAGCACGATTCCTGGTCCTGGGATGAAGAAGATGACTTGCCCCCAGATGGGGACGAGGCAGAAACTGAGTCTGCGTTAGAACGGCTGCGAAGAAGCAGTGGCACACACCTTGGCGATGGTGCTGGAGATTACGTGGAACTGCTGGAGCCTCGGGGAGGCCCTGACGGCGGTGCCGATCCTAAACAACGATACCTGGAGATGCATGGGATCTGTAAGACCAAAACGTTGCCTCTGTGCAGAAGAGGTAAAGCTTTCCGGCTGCGCAAAGGGAAGGTGAGAGCGTATGGGAGGACCGAACCCGGTGGAAGGGCCGGCGGTCTGGTACGAAGGGACAGCAACAACAATGGTAAGGATGGTGTAGTGTCTTGCAGAGATCAAGCCAGCTCACGGCCTTTGCCTCGCGTCATTGATTTGGGTCGTGAGAGGAGGTCATATCCTTTGTTCCAGGACTTTGATGAAGGTGCTAGAGACACATTAGGCCTGGAAAGTAGGACTAGAGACAGCACAGCCAAAGAGAGGAGGCCAGGGGTgggaaaagagagagatgggAATGGGTGTACGCTTTCCTGGGAGGAAAGCCAGAGAAGGCGTTGTTCTACAGATGCTGATGATGTTGCAAACAACAAAGTGAATAATCTTGGAGCGGAGGACCACAGTCAAAGATTACAAAGTGTTTGTGATGATACAACGTTGGCCGGCACTTTGGACTGCGGAAATGAAATTGCATTATTAGCAAATCCCTCTAAAGGGGCAGGTAATGAATTTCCCccagaaaacataaacaagcaACTGGATGATGGAACTGAGACAAGAAGCACATCCCTCTCAGATTCCCTCCTATACAATGAACCGGACTCCTTGAGCTGTGTTCAAAGTACCACTGAACACTCAGATGACATCAGAGATCTGAAGACGGATGCAATTCTGTCACCATCAGGagaaaagcatgatgggaagtcAGAGATGTGCGTCGGTCCCAGGGGAAAAGAAGTCAAACCTGGAGGACTCAGAGCACCCAG GAGGAAAAGGAAGGGCAAAGGAGGCAAAGGGAAGGTCAAATCAAATGGCCGTGGGCAACAAAAAGCCAAAGTTGACCACACTGCCTCAAAGCACCAGACCAAAGCAACACACCCAACTGACTTAACTAAATCACCAAAGAGCCTTTCTAGCCAATCAGAGGACACTCCTCAGCCTTCAGAAGTTTGCAATGGCTGCGCAACAGccacaaacacagaaacacatGCAGAGACAGACGCCAAAGATCGAG ATCCATCATGTATTACAGAGGAACAGTCTCCCACATCCTTTCCGGAACAACCTCAGAAGGAGATGGGATTGAACACCGAATTTGCTGCAGAGTTGAAGCTCAAATCACCCCATCTGAGGGACCTCGATTTCAATCTCCTGCAGTCAGGAAAGCTAATGTTAACAG GTACTATGGACCGATTGGGGCGAGCGTTGGTTGTCACAGAGAGTCACCTCCCGGAGGACGGCTGGAATGAAGATGAAATGATCAAAGTGTTGTCGTGTTATTACACCATCACCAG ACCTATGGCCAGAGAGAAAGGCCTTACTGTGATCGTGGACAGCAGAAAGTCCTCTTCATCTGAACTGTGTATCTCTGCACTGATGGCGTTCAAG GGACGAATGGCAGCGGGGCTTGACTCGGTTCTTATTCTTTCTGAAGAACAAGATGAAACAATCCAACCGTGTCTGGATGGAATAGAG gtgCACACAGTGCGAGGCACCGCAATCCTTCAACAGTTTGTGGACAAGCAGCAGTTGCCCAGAGAAATGGGTGGAGATTTTAACCACTCCCACTCCGACTGGCTGGCGTTCAGATTG AGTCTGGAGGAGTTGACTGAGCGCTGTGAGAGCGCCCTCACCCTGCTGGGAGATGCACTGCAGTCTATGGACGCAGAGCCTCTACCTGACTGCATCAAG AATGTTGCCCTCAGTGCTGACAAACACAGACAGTTAATGACGAGCATCCTCACCGACCAACGGCTGACACAGCTGCAGCAGAGGGGCGGGACTTGGCTGGCAGGTCTGGCCAACGGGATGTCAGGGTTGGCACAGAAATCTCCAGACTGCAA GGCTGCTTTGGcagtgacctctgacctgtaTGACGGCGTGGATGATGCGCTTCATCGACTGGTACGCGTGTCCAATCGGAGGGGCTGTGATCTGGAGGCTCTGGGACGATTGGCTGCGCTTGTGGATAAACTGGAGAAG TGTGAGCGTGAGATACAGCAGGTCCAGGAACAGTTAGAGGATTATAAACATCCACCGCTGTCTCTCAGCAGACTGTCTCTCAAACAGCACAAGTTCAAGAGCTTCAGAGAATCTGCTAtg GAGCTTCACAGCGAGACTCTGGTGTTGCTGGGAGAAGTGGAGAGCTGGTCTGAGCTGGACTGGGCCGGTTTCAAGACAGTGCTGGACAAACTGCCTCCGATTAGAGAGAAAGTGCGAGACATgtcgcactgtctgtctgactgcTGGACACAACTGGACAACACACAGAGACTGCTGTCCACACTTACtgaa GCGTCTCAGTGGTGTGATGTGGTGTCATCTTCATCACCCTCCTCGTCCTCGTCTCCTctctcctccctccctcccatCCCTCCGTCACGTTTCCAGGACGCTCGTGCTCTGGCTCTGGATCTGGGCGGCGGGCCTTTACTGGACCTCTGGTCTCAGACTCTGGAGCGCTATCAGAAAACTCTGGCTCAGTTTAAGAGCCGGATCCTGCAGGCGGAGCCCAGAACTCCCGCGCTCAGCACGTCCAGCCTCGGGGAGCTAGAGGGCGAGATCGAGCCGGACTGGTGTCCCGGCGCGGGGGGAGAGGGGGGTGTGCAGTCCTGGGGTTCGCTGGCGTCTCTCTTTCGGCCGCAGAACTGCTCCACGCTGAAGATCGGAGAGGAGAAGAAGAAAGAGGGAGTGAATGCAGGAGGAGGAAAGTTCCTTCAGAACCTGCTGCACACCGCCAAGAAGAAC CCCGCAGATGCCCCCCTCCCTCCCAAACCCCCCCGCAAGCGTCACCCCAGTTTTGACCTCCAGGCTCTGCTGGCCCCGCGTCGTTCGGCCGCCGTGTCTAAACCAGCCGAGCCGGCGGCGTCTCAGTCCTCCCCGCTGTCCTGGCTGGGCCGGCGGGCGCTGACGGACCCCATCCTCGTGGCGGGCGTGGCTACGGCTGTCCCGGGATGGAAGGATTCGGCTGGAGGGGGCGGAGTCCTCATCAGAGGAGTGGAGGTCAGCAGTAAGGAGGTGGCCGATCACACCGGCCTCACGCGACAACATGTGCTGCTCCACCGAACCGAGAGAGAGACGGGACTGGAGAGAGCAGGAGCCACCGCACAGAG taaactgtatttgcagtgGTGTCGTCTGGTCAGCACAGAGCGTCAGTACGTGGCCGTTCTTAAAGGCGTAGAGGAGAATTATCTGCCCCTGCTGGAATCGTCGGACGCCCCGTCTGCACTGCGGGGTAAAACAGAGACGCTCTTCTGTAACTGGAAAAGTCTCTGTGCCTTCCACACGCAGTTACTCCTCCCCGCCATGGAGGGCGCTCTCTCACAGACGCTACAGCAGGCCGACTGTTTCAGTAAACAT AAGGATCAGTTCCTGCTGTATTCCCATTACATCCGCATGAGACTCGAGCCGGACGCTCCGCTCATCGGTCAGGCTGCCGACTTCTTCAGG GTCAAGCTGTCGTCCTCTCTCGTTCCCGCTCCTCCGTTCCCTCAGTGTCTCACCGCTCCCATTCAGAGACTGGATCAGTACTGTCAGACGCTAGAGGAGCTGGGCGGTCTTAACCCCACCTCTGACTCCGCCCTCTCCATTCTCAGACACGCCCAGCGGCACGGAGAGGATCTGCGAGCCAGTGACCTCATCACAGGGTGTCCG atggCAGTGTGGGATCGCGGGGATCTGCTGCGTCAGGGtgagttgtgtgtgtgcagcgGAGGCAGACGCAAGAAGACGGGCGTGAGACATGTCTTCCTCTATCAAAACTACATCATCTTCACCAAACACAAAACGCCCAACCCAGGGTGCAGTGTGTTCAGCTTCAAACACAGCAtaaag ACGGGTGAAATGGGTCTCACTCAGAGCGTCGGCGAGGATGGACTGAGGTTCGAGGTGTGGGTGAGACAGGCGTCTCGCACCAGAGACTGTCTCACTCTCCAGACGTCcagtgtgcaggagagagagacttgGACCCATGACATCGCTCAGCTCCTCTGGACTCACGCCATGCACAACACCG
- the arhgef40 gene encoding rho guanine nucleotide exchange factor 40 isoform X2: MGTEAVEDCVQGALSSLYPPFESTAPPLLSQVFSVLESTYQHDSLRYLLDFFIPAKHLLHKLQQHACSQYLGCLFLHSGWPLCLGEKVVVQLSTLDWRLLRSTDFYLQVVPFSTRCPRLALKCLAPGGRNVQEVLVPESQHPLVFTAEWLHCINKERGCKREGGGGCLDTCLVSTSDGVVRIPWEEVVYPKLLHNPSDPLQDNADPTGLSSTSGGLGLGWVSSSGEHDSWSWDEEDDLPPDGDEAETESALERLRRSSGTHLGDGAGDYVELLEPRGGPDGGADPKQRYLEMHGICKTKTLPLCRRGKAFRLRKGKVRAYGRTEPGGRAGGLVRRDSNNNGKDGVVSCRDQASSRPLPRVIDLGRERRSYPLFQDFDEGARDTLGLESRTRDSTAKERRPGVGKERDGNGCTLSWEESQRRRCSTDADDVANNKVNNLGAEDHSQRLQSVCDDTTLAGTLDCGNEIALLANPSKGAGNEFPPENINKQLDDGTETRSTSLSDSLLYNEPDSLSCVQSTTEHSDDIRDLKTDAILSPSGEKHDGKSEMCVGPRGKEVKPGGLRAPRRKRKGKGGKGKVKSNGRGQQKAKVDHTASKHQTKATHPTDLTKSPKSLSSQSEDTPQPSEVCNGCATATNTETHAETDAKDREEQSPTSFPEQPQKEMGLNTEFAAELKLKSPHLRDLDFNLLQSGKLMLTGTMDRLGRALVVTESHLPEDGWNEDEMIKVLSCYYTITRPMAREKGLTVIVDSRKSSSSELCISALMAFKGRMAAGLDSVLILSEEQDETIQPCLDGIEVHTVRGTAILQQFVDKQQLPREMGGDFNHSHSDWLAFRLSLEELTERCESALTLLGDALQSMDAEPLPDCIKNVALSADKHRQLMTSILTDQRLTQLQQRGGTWLAGLANGMSGLAQKSPDCKAALAVTSDLYDGVDDALHRLVRVSNRRGCDLEALGRLAALVDKLEKCEREIQQVQEQLEDYKHPPLSLSRLSLKQHKFKSFRESAMELHSETLVLLGEVESWSELDWAGFKTVLDKLPPIREKVRDMSHCLSDCWTQLDNTQRLLSTLTEASQWCDVVSSSSPSSSSSPLSSLPPIPPSRFQDARALALDLGGGPLLDLWSQTLERYQKTLAQFKSRILQAEPRTPALSTSSLGELEGEIEPDWCPGAGGEGGVQSWGSLASLFRPQNCSTLKIGEEKKKEGVNAGGGKFLQNLLHTAKKNPADAPLPPKPPRKRHPSFDLQALLAPRRSAAVSKPAEPAASQSSPLSWLGRRALTDPILVAGVATAVPGWKDSAGGGGVLIRGVEVSSKEVADHTGLTRQHVLLHRTERETGLERAGATAQSKLYLQWCRLVSTERQYVAVLKGVEENYLPLLESSDAPSALRGKTETLFCNWKSLCAFHTQLLLPAMEGALSQTLQQADCFSKHKDQFLLYSHYIRMRLEPDAPLIGQAADFFRVKLSSSLVPAPPFPQCLTAPIQRLDQYCQTLEELGGLNPTSDSALSILRHAQRHGEDLRASDLITGCPMAVWDRGDLLRQGELCVCSGGRRKKTGVRHVFLYQNYIIFTKHKTPNPGCSVFSFKHSIKTGEMGLTQSVGEDGLRFEVWVRQASRTRDCLTLQTSSVQERETWTHDIAQLLWTHAMHNTELCLKESLCMGVSSKLLLDVTGAQTSELDSSFSLNDRVQSSCSDSSSVGSLKEGDSPASARDSKRNTEQATHAQSSSPSTSV, translated from the exons ATG GGTACAGAGGCGGTAGAGGACTGCGTGCAGGGGGCGCTCTCCTCTCTCTACCCTCCGTTTGAAAGCACCGCTCCTCCTCTGCTATCTCAG GTGTTCTCTGTACTCGAGTCAACATATCAACACGACAGCTTGAGGTATCTGCTGGATTTCTTCATTCCTGCCAAACACCTTCTGCACAAGTTACAGCAGCACGCGTGT TCTCAGTATCTGGGCTGTCTCTTTTTGCACTCTGGTTGGCCTCTGTGTTTGGGAGAGAAGGTAGTAGTACAACTCTCTACCTTGGATTGGAGACTCCTGCGTAGTACCGATTTCTACCTGCAGGTGGTGCCTTTCTCGACACGTTGCCCTCGCCTTGCTCTTAAGTGCCTCGCACCTGGTGGACGCAATGTACAGGAGGTCTTAGTGCCGGAGTCACAGCACCCGCTAGTGTTCACCGCCGAGTGGCTGCATTGCATCAACAAGGAGCGTGGCTGCAAAAGAGAAG GAGGTGGAGGATGTTTGGACACCTGTCTGGTGAGTACATCTGATGGAGTGGTCCGTATTCCATGGGAAGAGGTGGTCTATCCTAAACTCCTGCACAATCCCTCTGACCCACTCCAAGACAATGCCGACCCAACTGGCCTGTCCAGCACTTCCGGAGGTCTGGGCCTTGGTTGGGTCTCCTCCTCAGGAGAGCACGATTCCTGGTCCTGGGATGAAGAAGATGACTTGCCCCCAGATGGGGACGAGGCAGAAACTGAGTCTGCGTTAGAACGGCTGCGAAGAAGCAGTGGCACACACCTTGGCGATGGTGCTGGAGATTACGTGGAACTGCTGGAGCCTCGGGGAGGCCCTGACGGCGGTGCCGATCCTAAACAACGATACCTGGAGATGCATGGGATCTGTAAGACCAAAACGTTGCCTCTGTGCAGAAGAGGTAAAGCTTTCCGGCTGCGCAAAGGGAAGGTGAGAGCGTATGGGAGGACCGAACCCGGTGGAAGGGCCGGCGGTCTGGTACGAAGGGACAGCAACAACAATGGTAAGGATGGTGTAGTGTCTTGCAGAGATCAAGCCAGCTCACGGCCTTTGCCTCGCGTCATTGATTTGGGTCGTGAGAGGAGGTCATATCCTTTGTTCCAGGACTTTGATGAAGGTGCTAGAGACACATTAGGCCTGGAAAGTAGGACTAGAGACAGCACAGCCAAAGAGAGGAGGCCAGGGGTgggaaaagagagagatgggAATGGGTGTACGCTTTCCTGGGAGGAAAGCCAGAGAAGGCGTTGTTCTACAGATGCTGATGATGTTGCAAACAACAAAGTGAATAATCTTGGAGCGGAGGACCACAGTCAAAGATTACAAAGTGTTTGTGATGATACAACGTTGGCCGGCACTTTGGACTGCGGAAATGAAATTGCATTATTAGCAAATCCCTCTAAAGGGGCAGGTAATGAATTTCCCccagaaaacataaacaagcaACTGGATGATGGAACTGAGACAAGAAGCACATCCCTCTCAGATTCCCTCCTATACAATGAACCGGACTCCTTGAGCTGTGTTCAAAGTACCACTGAACACTCAGATGACATCAGAGATCTGAAGACGGATGCAATTCTGTCACCATCAGGagaaaagcatgatgggaagtcAGAGATGTGCGTCGGTCCCAGGGGAAAAGAAGTCAAACCTGGAGGACTCAGAGCACCCAG GAGGAAAAGGAAGGGCAAAGGAGGCAAAGGGAAGGTCAAATCAAATGGCCGTGGGCAACAAAAAGCCAAAGTTGACCACACTGCCTCAAAGCACCAGACCAAAGCAACACACCCAACTGACTTAACTAAATCACCAAAGAGCCTTTCTAGCCAATCAGAGGACACTCCTCAGCCTTCAGAAGTTTGCAATGGCTGCGCAACAGccacaaacacagaaacacatGCAGAGACAGACGCCAAAGATCGAG AGGAACAGTCTCCCACATCCTTTCCGGAACAACCTCAGAAGGAGATGGGATTGAACACCGAATTTGCTGCAGAGTTGAAGCTCAAATCACCCCATCTGAGGGACCTCGATTTCAATCTCCTGCAGTCAGGAAAGCTAATGTTAACAG GTACTATGGACCGATTGGGGCGAGCGTTGGTTGTCACAGAGAGTCACCTCCCGGAGGACGGCTGGAATGAAGATGAAATGATCAAAGTGTTGTCGTGTTATTACACCATCACCAG ACCTATGGCCAGAGAGAAAGGCCTTACTGTGATCGTGGACAGCAGAAAGTCCTCTTCATCTGAACTGTGTATCTCTGCACTGATGGCGTTCAAG GGACGAATGGCAGCGGGGCTTGACTCGGTTCTTATTCTTTCTGAAGAACAAGATGAAACAATCCAACCGTGTCTGGATGGAATAGAG gtgCACACAGTGCGAGGCACCGCAATCCTTCAACAGTTTGTGGACAAGCAGCAGTTGCCCAGAGAAATGGGTGGAGATTTTAACCACTCCCACTCCGACTGGCTGGCGTTCAGATTG AGTCTGGAGGAGTTGACTGAGCGCTGTGAGAGCGCCCTCACCCTGCTGGGAGATGCACTGCAGTCTATGGACGCAGAGCCTCTACCTGACTGCATCAAG AATGTTGCCCTCAGTGCTGACAAACACAGACAGTTAATGACGAGCATCCTCACCGACCAACGGCTGACACAGCTGCAGCAGAGGGGCGGGACTTGGCTGGCAGGTCTGGCCAACGGGATGTCAGGGTTGGCACAGAAATCTCCAGACTGCAA GGCTGCTTTGGcagtgacctctgacctgtaTGACGGCGTGGATGATGCGCTTCATCGACTGGTACGCGTGTCCAATCGGAGGGGCTGTGATCTGGAGGCTCTGGGACGATTGGCTGCGCTTGTGGATAAACTGGAGAAG TGTGAGCGTGAGATACAGCAGGTCCAGGAACAGTTAGAGGATTATAAACATCCACCGCTGTCTCTCAGCAGACTGTCTCTCAAACAGCACAAGTTCAAGAGCTTCAGAGAATCTGCTAtg GAGCTTCACAGCGAGACTCTGGTGTTGCTGGGAGAAGTGGAGAGCTGGTCTGAGCTGGACTGGGCCGGTTTCAAGACAGTGCTGGACAAACTGCCTCCGATTAGAGAGAAAGTGCGAGACATgtcgcactgtctgtctgactgcTGGACACAACTGGACAACACACAGAGACTGCTGTCCACACTTACtgaa GCGTCTCAGTGGTGTGATGTGGTGTCATCTTCATCACCCTCCTCGTCCTCGTCTCCTctctcctccctccctcccatCCCTCCGTCACGTTTCCAGGACGCTCGTGCTCTGGCTCTGGATCTGGGCGGCGGGCCTTTACTGGACCTCTGGTCTCAGACTCTGGAGCGCTATCAGAAAACTCTGGCTCAGTTTAAGAGCCGGATCCTGCAGGCGGAGCCCAGAACTCCCGCGCTCAGCACGTCCAGCCTCGGGGAGCTAGAGGGCGAGATCGAGCCGGACTGGTGTCCCGGCGCGGGGGGAGAGGGGGGTGTGCAGTCCTGGGGTTCGCTGGCGTCTCTCTTTCGGCCGCAGAACTGCTCCACGCTGAAGATCGGAGAGGAGAAGAAGAAAGAGGGAGTGAATGCAGGAGGAGGAAAGTTCCTTCAGAACCTGCTGCACACCGCCAAGAAGAAC CCCGCAGATGCCCCCCTCCCTCCCAAACCCCCCCGCAAGCGTCACCCCAGTTTTGACCTCCAGGCTCTGCTGGCCCCGCGTCGTTCGGCCGCCGTGTCTAAACCAGCCGAGCCGGCGGCGTCTCAGTCCTCCCCGCTGTCCTGGCTGGGCCGGCGGGCGCTGACGGACCCCATCCTCGTGGCGGGCGTGGCTACGGCTGTCCCGGGATGGAAGGATTCGGCTGGAGGGGGCGGAGTCCTCATCAGAGGAGTGGAGGTCAGCAGTAAGGAGGTGGCCGATCACACCGGCCTCACGCGACAACATGTGCTGCTCCACCGAACCGAGAGAGAGACGGGACTGGAGAGAGCAGGAGCCACCGCACAGAG taaactgtatttgcagtgGTGTCGTCTGGTCAGCACAGAGCGTCAGTACGTGGCCGTTCTTAAAGGCGTAGAGGAGAATTATCTGCCCCTGCTGGAATCGTCGGACGCCCCGTCTGCACTGCGGGGTAAAACAGAGACGCTCTTCTGTAACTGGAAAAGTCTCTGTGCCTTCCACACGCAGTTACTCCTCCCCGCCATGGAGGGCGCTCTCTCACAGACGCTACAGCAGGCCGACTGTTTCAGTAAACAT AAGGATCAGTTCCTGCTGTATTCCCATTACATCCGCATGAGACTCGAGCCGGACGCTCCGCTCATCGGTCAGGCTGCCGACTTCTTCAGG GTCAAGCTGTCGTCCTCTCTCGTTCCCGCTCCTCCGTTCCCTCAGTGTCTCACCGCTCCCATTCAGAGACTGGATCAGTACTGTCAGACGCTAGAGGAGCTGGGCGGTCTTAACCCCACCTCTGACTCCGCCCTCTCCATTCTCAGACACGCCCAGCGGCACGGAGAGGATCTGCGAGCCAGTGACCTCATCACAGGGTGTCCG atggCAGTGTGGGATCGCGGGGATCTGCTGCGTCAGGGtgagttgtgtgtgtgcagcgGAGGCAGACGCAAGAAGACGGGCGTGAGACATGTCTTCCTCTATCAAAACTACATCATCTTCACCAAACACAAAACGCCCAACCCAGGGTGCAGTGTGTTCAGCTTCAAACACAGCAtaaag ACGGGTGAAATGGGTCTCACTCAGAGCGTCGGCGAGGATGGACTGAGGTTCGAGGTGTGGGTGAGACAGGCGTCTCGCACCAGAGACTGTCTCACTCTCCAGACGTCcagtgtgcaggagagagagacttgGACCCATGACATCGCTCAGCTCCTCTGGACTCACGCCATGCACAACACCG
- the LOC130561716 gene encoding fucolectin-like, which yields MWMSAFLFALLGTGVYSHQTVPDTGSTQFLIPTAGQNTGSTQISTQTKENLALRGRSVQSSTDFDWVAAHAIDSITLDSCTHTDKSNNPWWRLDLLKSYPISRVIVTNRAGWCADRLDGAEIHIGNSLENNGNNNPRCAVLNAVSLGESVSVSCDMEGRYVNVFLPGTSKILTLCEVEVYEADYMKKAFVMMKFVSSVNVTDPAVSSELLNQVTTVLTSKGLSNFTLTWTKPPQDVKQDGM from the exons ATGTGGATGTCCGCTTTTCTCTTTGCACTTTTAG GAACGGGTGTTTATTCCCACCAAACAG TACCGGACACTGGTTCCACACAATTCCTGATCCCAACTGCAG GACAGAACACTGGTTCTACACAAATCTCGACCCAAACTAAAG AGAATCTCGCGTTAAGAGGACGGTCTGTTCAGTCATCAACGGATTTTGATTGGGTAGCTGCACATGCCATTGACAGTATAACCCTTGACTCTTGCACCCATACGGACAAATCTAACAACCCCTGGTGGAGGCTGGACCTTCTGAAGTCTTACCCCATCTCTAGAGTTATCGTCACTAACAGAGCAGGCTGGTGTGCCGATCGACTCGACGGAGCGGAAATTCATATCGGAAACTCTCTGGAGAACAACGGCAACAATAATCCCAG aTGTGCTGTGTTAAACGCTGTTTCACTCGGGGAGTCCGTGTCTGTGTCCTGTGATATGGAGGGGCGATATGTGAATGTCTTTTTACCTGGAACTTCTAAAATTCTCACTCTGTGTGAGGTGGAGGTGTATGAGGCAG ATTATATGAAGAAAGCGTTTGTGATGATGAAGTTTGTGTCCAGTGTGAATGTGACCGATCCAGCAGTGAGCAGTGAACTTCTGAACCAG GTGACGACTGTTCTGACATCTAAAGGACTTTCTAATTTCACTCTGACCTGGACGAAACCTCCTCAGGACGTGAAACAGGACGGAATGTGA